In the Victivallis sp. Marseille-Q1083 genome, one interval contains:
- a CDS encoding exo-beta-N-acetylmuramidase NamZ domain-containing protein — MKKFITALLLMTGLIPGLTATDAKFKPPVEVFFEKFLDSVSGKRVGLITNPTGVNSALHSAIDLLYAAEGVELTARFGPEHGIRGNVGAGTPVDNQTDQRPGLPVYSLFSGDDRGTSEAALKDIDTRRGRALNGEKNIHYYLYPEGYAD, encoded by the coding sequence ATGAAAAAGTTTATCACAGCATTGCTGCTTATGACTGGATTGATCCCGGGATTGACGGCGACGGACGCCAAATTCAAACCGCCGGTGGAAGTTTTCTTCGAGAAATTTCTGGATTCAGTCAGCGGCAAACGGGTCGGCTTGATCACCAATCCGACCGGCGTCAATTCGGCACTGCACTCCGCCATCGACCTGCTTTATGCCGCCGAAGGAGTCGAACTGACGGCACGGTTCGGACCGGAACATGGAATCCGCGGCAACGTCGGAGCCGGGACTCCGGTGGACAACCAAACGGATCAGCGTCCCGGACTGCCGGTTTATTCCCTGTTTTCCGGAGACGACCGGGGTACCTCGGAAGCGGCGCTCAAAGACATTGATACGCGGCGCGGCAGGGCTCTGAACGGGGAGAAAAATATCCATTATTATTTATATCCGGAGGGTTATGCAGATTGA
- a CDS encoding LacI family DNA-binding transcriptional regulator, producing the protein MSVTMKDIAELTGVSRVVVSAVLNEAEYCRVSDAKRREIKEVANRLGFQRNFAAMQLRGNATKTLAVFINSVVRAEIIWQLNQLFAPLGYRLYLTPLDDAAPPSELQELVNEYLARGVDGILLLWVSHSLNRRQLEVPVVEGFGPDGNSDVTIDVEAGARLAAAHLLQHGHRQFALVCTNAGHIHNRRKLVGMLQAGIAPEAIRVIDLADCPHPAETLTAAVRRHGISGILTSNDYIAGKLLLLFRENNIAVPQDAAVIGFNGLAFSRFTQPTLTTVLEPAIALTEQAGQLLLRKINKKPLPETPLILQPELVLGESCGCRTEKLEEMDWNSTFVTLEKPADGVAVPRQSTEWQPGKKP; encoded by the coding sequence ATGAGTGTGACGATGAAAGATATTGCCGAACTCACCGGCGTCTCCCGCGTCGTGGTATCGGCAGTGCTCAACGAAGCGGAATACTGCCGGGTTTCCGACGCCAAACGCCGCGAGATCAAGGAGGTCGCCAACCGGCTGGGCTTTCAGCGGAATTTCGCGGCGATGCAACTGCGCGGCAATGCGACCAAAACGCTGGCGGTCTTCATCAACAGCGTCGTCCGGGCGGAAATCATCTGGCAGTTGAACCAACTGTTCGCGCCGCTCGGCTACCGGCTCTACCTGACGCCGCTGGATGACGCGGCGCCGCCGTCGGAACTGCAGGAGCTGGTCAATGAATATCTGGCCCGCGGCGTCGACGGCATCCTGCTGCTGTGGGTCAGCCACAGCCTCAACCGGCGTCAGCTGGAAGTTCCGGTCGTCGAAGGATTCGGACCGGACGGCAACAGCGATGTGACCATCGACGTCGAAGCCGGCGCCAGGCTCGCCGCCGCGCACCTGCTGCAGCATGGCCACCGCCAATTCGCGCTGGTCTGCACCAATGCCGGCCATATCCACAACCGGCGTAAACTAGTCGGCATGCTGCAGGCCGGCATCGCGCCAGAGGCCATCCGGGTCATCGACCTGGCCGACTGTCCGCATCCGGCGGAAACGCTGACCGCCGCCGTCCGGCGACACGGCATCAGCGGCATTCTGACGTCGAACGACTACATCGCCGGCAAATTGCTGCTGCTTTTCCGGGAAAACAACATCGCCGTCCCGCAGGACGCGGCGGTGATCGGCTTCAATGGCCTGGCATTCAGCCGGTTCACCCAGCCGACGCTGACCACGGTACTGGAACCGGCCATCGCCCTGACCGAGCAGGCCGGACAATTGCTGCTGCGGAAAATCAACAAAAAGCCGCTGCCGGAAACGCCGCTCATCCTGCAACCGGAGCTGGTATTGGGTGAAAGCTGCGGCTGCCGGACGGAGAAGCTGGAAGAGATGGACTGGAACAGCACCTTCGTCACGCTGGAAAAACCGGCAGACGGCGTTGCCGTCCCCAGGCAGAGTACCGAATGGCAGCCAGGAAAAAAACCATGA
- a CDS encoding sodium:solute symporter has protein sequence MSITDYAIVLVPLLVLLAIAGLTKRYVKSVADFLSAGRVAGRYLLAVSDGTAGTGLVLVIAAFEMYYQSGWAINFWASFGVLVTLMMTLTGFVAYRYRETRVMTMSQLFELRYSKSFRIFAGLVAFLCGVINYAIFPAVGGRFLIYYCGWPLEFTLFGISFSTFGTVMALFLGLALLIVLFGGQLTTMVTDCVQGIFCYIGFTVLAAVIFYLFSFDQFETAMLSRGPGESFINPYDTAKLTEFNVLYVLIGLFSLVYYRMSWQGNQGYNCAGASPHEQKMGGVLGAWRGGFLGLVVLLLAIGAYTYMNNPEFASGAAAVQQELTDRIQFPDQAVTNTIRQQMLVPVVLRHLLPVGISGTFCALMIFLMLSTDTTYLHSWGSIFIQDVVLPFRRKPFKPETQLRLLRLSITGVAIFAWFFSFYFSQVTFLIMFFALSGAFYTGASGAVIIGGLYWRRGSTSGAWAAMICSVVTGGLIFWTQTCWHSSIYPFLNENYPDLLARGGEILQTISRTLPIVNWEITPERFPVTAVEMSMIGVILCIVCYVAGSLISNRKFDLAAMLHRPPEAEKSWPAVCKECIVDWRERLLGITAEYSRGDRILAWSVILWTLYNFAVFMLQLVWNSCFGVWSSETWFAWWKYYNVPLGFLVAIVTSIWFTIGGTRDLVRLFRNLKNRPEDASDDGRVIATTTGMEREADHTANDAPKPETAWPANQTAKEIDL, from the coding sequence ATGAGCATCACCGATTACGCCATCGTCCTGGTCCCGTTGCTGGTCCTGCTGGCGATCGCCGGCCTGACCAAGCGATATGTCAAAAGCGTCGCCGACTTCCTGTCGGCCGGCCGGGTGGCCGGACGCTACCTGCTGGCGGTTTCCGACGGAACGGCCGGAACCGGGCTGGTGCTGGTGATCGCCGCTTTCGAAATGTATTACCAATCCGGCTGGGCGATCAACTTCTGGGCCAGTTTCGGTGTGCTGGTGACGCTGATGATGACCCTGACCGGTTTCGTCGCCTACCGCTACCGGGAGACGCGGGTGATGACGATGTCGCAACTGTTCGAATTGCGTTATTCGAAGTCCTTCCGGATTTTCGCCGGGCTGGTGGCGTTTCTGTGCGGGGTGATCAATTACGCGATCTTCCCGGCCGTCGGCGGCCGGTTTCTGATCTACTACTGCGGCTGGCCGCTCGAGTTCACGCTGTTCGGCATTTCCTTCTCCACGTTCGGCACGGTGATGGCGCTCTTCCTCGGCCTGGCTCTGCTGATCGTCCTGTTCGGCGGCCAACTGACGACGATGGTCACCGATTGCGTGCAGGGCATCTTCTGCTACATCGGCTTCACGGTGCTGGCGGCCGTCATCTTTTATCTGTTCTCGTTCGACCAGTTCGAAACCGCGATGCTGTCGCGCGGCCCGGGCGAATCGTTCATCAATCCGTACGATACGGCGAAACTGACCGAATTCAACGTGCTGTACGTCCTGATCGGCCTGTTTTCGCTGGTTTATTACCGGATGAGCTGGCAGGGCAACCAGGGGTACAACTGCGCCGGCGCCTCGCCGCACGAGCAGAAGATGGGCGGCGTCCTCGGCGCCTGGCGCGGCGGTTTCCTCGGACTGGTCGTGCTGCTGCTGGCGATCGGCGCCTATACTTATATGAACAATCCGGAATTCGCCTCCGGCGCAGCAGCTGTTCAGCAGGAGTTGACCGACCGCATCCAGTTCCCGGACCAGGCGGTCACCAACACGATCCGGCAGCAGATGCTGGTGCCGGTGGTATTGCGGCACCTTCTGCCGGTCGGCATTTCCGGAACGTTTTGCGCGCTGATGATCTTCCTGATGCTCAGCACCGATACGACCTATCTGCACAGTTGGGGCAGCATCTTCATCCAGGATGTCGTCCTGCCGTTCCGCCGGAAGCCGTTCAAACCGGAAACCCAACTGCGGCTGCTGCGCCTGTCGATCACCGGCGTGGCGATTTTCGCCTGGTTCTTCAGTTTCTATTTCAGCCAGGTGACCTTCCTGATCATGTTCTTCGCCCTGTCCGGCGCTTTTTACACCGGTGCCAGCGGCGCGGTGATCATCGGCGGCCTTTACTGGCGGCGCGGTTCGACCTCCGGCGCCTGGGCGGCGATGATCTGCAGCGTGGTCACCGGCGGCCTCATTTTCTGGACGCAGACCTGCTGGCACAGTTCGATCTATCCGTTCCTGAATGAAAATTATCCGGACCTCCTGGCCAGAGGCGGCGAAATCCTCCAGACCATCAGCCGAACGCTGCCGATCGTCAACTGGGAGATCACCCCGGAACGCTTCCCGGTCACCGCGGTGGAAATGTCGATGATCGGCGTCATCCTGTGCATCGTCTGCTACGTGGCCGGGTCGCTGATTTCCAACCGGAAATTCGACCTGGCCGCCATGCTGCACCGGCCGCCGGAAGCGGAAAAAAGCTGGCCGGCCGTCTGCAAAGAGTGCATCGTCGACTGGCGGGAGCGGCTGCTCGGCATCACGGCGGAATACAGCCGCGGCGACCGGATCCTGGCCTGGTCGGTGATCCTCTGGACACTGTACAATTTTGCCGTTTTCATGCTGCAACTGGTCTGGAACAGTTGCTTCGGGGTCTGGAGCAGTGAAACCTGGTTCGCCTGGTGGAAATATTATAACGTACCGCTGGGCTTTCTGGTGGCGATCGTCACCTCGATCTGGTTCACGATCGGCGGCACCCGGGACCTGGTGCGGTTGTTCCGGAACCTGAAGAACCGGCCGGAAGACGCATCCGACGACGGCCGGGTCATCGCGACGACGACCGGAATGGAGCGGGAAGCGGATCACACCGCCAATGACGCGCCGAAACCCGAAACGGCCTGGCCCGCGAATCAAACCGCAAAGGAAATTGACTTATGA
- the dnaA gene encoding chromosomal replication initiator protein DnaA, producing MQSDHSSAARVWTCVADRLKTQMQESTFQQWFANIVPLKVEDATLVLGVADDFFADWLRDMYDEVLIAALTAIDGVTYQYRFEVGYLPEVLEKEPEAAVPEPAAPPPEARGRQAGKTIANRHTFENFVVGEENRYAFAAAHTAAENPGVYNPLYIYGGTGIGKTHLLQAVATEYLNRNPRGVVRYATCEEILNSYVESLQKNTQAEFRASVREVDMLLVDDVHMLANKPQLQQQFFDTFNTLYHRNRQIILTSDKQPCEIKGLEERLVSRFESGVTTEISPPGFETRLAILKLTQQEHLIKLDESILQFIASNISSSVRRLKGALLRLVAFASAMSTTITMNRAEELLHSLIEEENASKLISIEVIQRKVAEHFDIRLNDILSAKRPRNIAEPRMVAMYLCRRLTSYSFPEIGAAFGKNHATVMNAMKKVPELCDRSEGMRRSVALIERQLRS from the coding sequence ATGCAATCGGATCACTCATCGGCGGCCAGAGTCTGGACGTGTGTCGCCGACCGGTTGAAAACACAGATGCAGGAATCGACTTTTCAGCAATGGTTCGCCAATATCGTGCCGCTGAAGGTGGAGGACGCCACGCTCGTGCTGGGCGTGGCGGATGACTTCTTCGCCGACTGGCTGCGCGATATGTATGACGAGGTATTGATCGCCGCGCTGACCGCCATCGACGGGGTGACGTATCAATATCGCTTTGAAGTCGGATATCTGCCGGAAGTGCTGGAAAAGGAGCCGGAAGCGGCCGTTCCGGAGCCGGCCGCGCCGCCGCCGGAAGCCCGGGGCCGCCAGGCGGGCAAGACCATCGCCAACCGCCACACCTTCGAAAATTTCGTGGTCGGCGAAGAAAACCGTTATGCGTTTGCGGCCGCCCATACCGCTGCCGAAAATCCCGGCGTCTACAATCCGCTGTATATTTACGGCGGCACCGGAATCGGCAAGACCCATCTGTTGCAGGCGGTGGCGACCGAATACCTCAACCGCAACCCGCGGGGGGTGGTCCGTTACGCCACCTGCGAGGAGATTCTCAACAGCTATGTGGAATCGTTGCAGAAAAATACCCAGGCCGAATTCCGCGCTTCGGTGCGCGAAGTGGATATGCTGCTGGTCGACGACGTTCATATGCTGGCCAACAAGCCGCAGTTGCAGCAGCAGTTTTTCGACACTTTCAACACGCTGTATCACCGGAATCGCCAGATTATTCTGACCAGTGACAAGCAGCCGTGCGAAATCAAAGGGCTGGAGGAACGCCTGGTGTCGCGTTTCGAATCGGGCGTGACCACCGAAATTTCGCCGCCGGGTTTCGAAACCCGGCTGGCGATTCTCAAATTGACCCAGCAGGAGCACCTGATCAAGCTCGATGAGTCCATCCTGCAATTCATCGCCTCCAACATCTCCTCCAGCGTCCGCCGGCTGAAAGGCGCATTGCTGCGGCTGGTGGCCTTTGCCTCGGCGATGTCGACGACGATCACGATGAACCGCGCCGAGGAGCTGCTGCACAGCCTGATCGAGGAGGAGAACGCGTCGAAGCTGATTTCCATCGAGGTGATCCAGCGCAAAGTGGCCGAGCATTTCGATATCCGGCTCAACGACATTCTCAGTGCCAAGCGGCCGCGGAATATTGCCGAGCCGCGCATGGTGGCGATGTATCTGTGCCGCCGGCTGACCTCCTACTCCTTCCCGGAAATCGGCGCCGCCTTCGGCAAAAATCACGCGACGGTGATGAACGCGATGAAAAAAGTGCCGGAGTTGTGCGACCGCAGTGAGGGCATGCGGCGTTCGGTCGCCTTGATTGAGCGCCAGTTGCGCAGTTAA
- a CDS encoding glycosyltransferase, with amino-acid sequence MSVSPDVSIIVPVYNSAAGLAAALDSLLGQSLPSTELIVVNDGSTDDSTSICREYARRYPGWLKLIEQSNGGVGAARNAGLAVAAGDWIYFADSDDIAEPEVCAVLLALAVDNHAEMSCCALQCDSSEREDIRTNLPGSGDEVLEIEAIRSRYLRPLLRLNWSDGAVRGYCPISLFRREVIERHGLRFTPGMTFAEDEAFILRYLPYVTRLALTSRVLYHYRLSENSACARIFRKRAAAFHELERNWFLAWDNRLRVYREHRLAQFFPEAGAALLINTLYHRSQWVLSDSRLSAPERKRELDRVLAAFRAAAGDREFWRRGKLSRAQQGFKWMLSAGRPGIGLFCRLARWRKMSA; translated from the coding sequence ATGAGCGTTTCCCCCGATGTCAGCATTATTGTTCCGGTTTACAATTCGGCCGCCGGTCTGGCTGCGGCGCTCGATTCGCTGCTCGGCCAGAGTTTGCCGTCGACTGAATTGATCGTCGTCAACGACGGTTCCACCGACGATTCCACGTCGATTTGCCGGGAATATGCCCGGCGATACCCCGGTTGGCTCAAATTGATCGAGCAATCCAATGGCGGAGTCGGCGCCGCCCGCAATGCCGGCCTGGCCGTCGCCGCCGGCGACTGGATTTACTTTGCCGATTCCGACGACATCGCCGAACCGGAGGTGTGCGCGGTCCTGCTGGCTCTGGCTGTCGACAATCATGCCGAAATGAGCTGTTGCGCCCTGCAGTGCGATTCGTCCGAACGGGAAGACATCCGTACCAATCTGCCCGGCAGCGGGGACGAGGTGCTGGAAATCGAGGCGATCCGTTCCCGTTACCTCCGGCCGCTGTTGCGCCTGAATTGGAGTGATGGCGCCGTGAGAGGATATTGTCCGATTTCGCTGTTCCGGCGTGAGGTGATCGAACGGCACGGTCTGCGTTTTACGCCCGGCATGACTTTTGCCGAGGACGAGGCGTTCATTCTGCGTTATCTGCCGTATGTCACCCGGCTGGCGTTGACCAGCCGGGTGCTTTACCATTACCGGCTGTCCGAAAACTCGGCTTGCGCCCGGATTTTCAGAAAACGTGCCGCCGCCTTCCATGAGCTGGAGCGCAACTGGTTCCTGGCCTGGGATAATCGGCTGCGGGTTTATCGGGAACACCGCCTGGCGCAGTTTTTCCCGGAGGCCGGAGCGGCGCTGCTGATCAACACTCTTTATCACCGGTCGCAGTGGGTGCTGTCCGATTCGCGGTTGTCGGCACCGGAGCGGAAGCGTGAACTTGACCGGGTGCTTGCCGCGTTCCGGGCGGCGGCCGGGGACCGGGAGTTCTGGCGGCGGGGAAAATTGTCACGGGCCCAGCAGGGGTTCAAGTGGATGCTGTCGGCCGGCCGGCCGGGGATCGGTTTGTTCTGCCGGTTGGCGCGCTGGCGGAAAATGTCGGCGTGA
- a CDS encoding glycosyltransferase family 2 protein: MKIPFTIVVPACNVAGYAAEMIASVKAQTFPEFEAIIVNEESKDGTRQVLHEAIAGDGRFELVTLPRSGSASVSRNYGIDHAGGEYIVFLDGDDWLEPEALARFDRLIREADHPDIVMAAVRCWYCRADGVWEPRECLGLGREGERFASGVDAMLADGKLEHWIPGSWLNIFRTGLLRENRLYQVPGRMHQDDEWTYRVFLVAGKTAATEYSHYNYRCNEQSITNTQSRKSIADRAANAESVLQYWRTHDIPARIKRPLADYYCKNFLHHSFFTRSRLGRLNPNRPSCAERREMFRRCFGPSERFAAYLAVARAAKRSERLMIPVMRLARCRYGFKPAELFFNFIYYPAIFVFWRKLKNAGWLHRKAPDAK, encoded by the coding sequence ATGAAGATTCCTTTTACGATTGTGGTGCCGGCCTGCAACGTTGCCGGCTATGCCGCCGAAATGATCGCTTCAGTCAAAGCGCAGACCTTTCCGGAATTTGAAGCGATCATCGTCAACGAGGAGAGCAAGGACGGTACCCGGCAGGTCCTGCATGAGGCGATCGCCGGAGACGGGCGGTTTGAGTTGGTGACGCTGCCGCGCTCCGGGTCGGCCTCGGTCAGCCGGAATTACGGCATCGACCACGCCGGCGGGGAATATATTGTTTTTCTGGATGGCGACGACTGGCTGGAGCCGGAGGCGCTGGCGCGGTTCGACCGGCTCATTCGCGAGGCGGATCATCCGGACATCGTCATGGCGGCGGTTCGCTGCTGGTATTGCCGGGCGGATGGCGTGTGGGAGCCGCGCGAATGTCTGGGCTTGGGCCGGGAAGGGGAGCGCTTCGCCTCCGGCGTCGACGCGATGCTGGCGGACGGCAAGCTCGAACATTGGATTCCGGGCAGTTGGCTGAACATTTTCCGGACCGGTCTGTTGCGGGAGAACCGGCTGTACCAGGTGCCGGGTCGCATGCACCAGGATGATGAATGGACTTACCGGGTGTTCCTGGTGGCCGGCAAGACGGCGGCGACCGAGTATTCCCATTACAATTACCGCTGCAATGAACAATCCATCACCAATACCCAGAGCCGGAAATCGATTGCTGACCGGGCCGCCAATGCGGAGTCCGTTTTGCAGTATTGGCGGACGCATGACATTCCGGCGCGGATCAAACGGCCGCTGGCCGATTATTATTGCAAAAATTTTCTGCACCACAGCTTCTTCACGCGTTCCCGCCTCGGCAGGCTCAATCCCAATCGGCCGTCCTGCGCCGAGCGCCGTGAGATGTTTCGGCGGTGTTTCGGGCCGTCCGAACGGTTTGCCGCCTACTTAGCGGTTGCCCGCGCGGCGAAAAGGTCCGAACGGCTGATGATCCCGGTGATGCGCCTGGCCCGTTGCCGGTATGGTTTCAAACCGGCGGAACTGTTTTTTAACTTCATCTATTATCCGGCGATTTTTGTCTTCTGGCGGAAATTGAAAAATGCCGGTTGGCTTCACCGCAAGGCGCCGGACGCAAAATGA
- a CDS encoding lipopolysaccharide biosynthesis protein has product MIKIPIVKNTLTNYLSMGVKLLQGVLVTRWLIAYLGEEYYGLWALLWSFFCYSLLLDFGFGVTAQKYTSIGIFQQDLKRYNRIISTIFSFHAVMSLIILACTVAASFFVVTLFHLDDTPAERIEYCRRCFLLFGIGSALIFPSGIFPEIMVGLHKIYQRNYVIIVSKLLELAGLLLVFACKGELLLLISFTLVLNLLTNLAMLFYIRPAIPGFRLRLWISREVFREIFQFSGFVYLCSVARLLWGRVSPLLISIFCGLQEVGFFQIGSRLPNLMNQLTGPYQENITPISASFYAQGKHRALSRILVNSMRWNSFLSSGMMVGIFVFAAELIRFLFKVDQPLVLAICQLMVVSLYIGLLFRSIPERFLLMAEKHKLLSWITIWESVANFAACIVLLQFFNITCVVWAALIIKVFTTVFFIAPPMLRYLKIGVWKLLYEICFRQLAAALPLVGIALLLETFAAGSLSDFWLLVIGGSSGGLAYVGCSYWWVLSADEKRFFRRKYLTRWRQIWRQWKGGRR; this is encoded by the coding sequence ATGATAAAAATTCCGATCGTTAAAAATACGCTGACCAATTATCTTTCGATGGGCGTGAAGCTGCTGCAGGGGGTTCTCGTCACCCGCTGGCTGATCGCTTATCTGGGTGAAGAATATTATGGCCTGTGGGCATTGCTGTGGTCCTTTTTCTGCTATTCGCTGCTGTTGGATTTCGGGTTCGGCGTCACGGCCCAGAAATACACCTCCATCGGCATTTTTCAACAGGATTTGAAACGGTACAACCGGATTATCTCGACGATTTTCTCCTTTCATGCGGTGATGTCGCTGATCATTCTGGCCTGTACGGTGGCCGCCTCATTTTTCGTCGTCACGCTGTTCCATCTGGACGACACGCCGGCGGAACGGATCGAATACTGCCGCCGCTGCTTCCTGCTGTTCGGTATCGGTTCCGCGCTGATTTTCCCTTCCGGCATCTTTCCGGAAATCATGGTCGGGCTGCATAAAATTTATCAGCGCAACTATGTGATTATCGTTTCCAAGCTGCTGGAATTGGCCGGATTGCTGCTGGTGTTTGCCTGCAAAGGGGAATTGCTGCTGCTGATCTCCTTCACGCTGGTGCTCAATCTACTGACCAACCTCGCCATGCTGTTTTACATCCGTCCGGCCATTCCCGGTTTCCGGCTGCGCCTGTGGATCAGCCGGGAGGTGTTTCGGGAAATTTTCCAATTCAGCGGTTTTGTCTACCTCTGTTCGGTGGCCAGGCTGTTATGGGGGCGGGTCAGTCCGCTGCTGATCAGTATTTTCTGCGGTCTGCAGGAGGTCGGCTTTTTCCAGATCGGCAGCCGGCTGCCGAATTTGATGAATCAGTTGACCGGCCCCTATCAGGAGAATATCACGCCGATTTCCGCCTCGTTTTACGCGCAGGGCAAACACCGGGCACTGTCGAGAATCCTGGTCAATTCGATGCGCTGGAACAGTTTTCTGTCTTCCGGCATGATGGTGGGAATCTTCGTTTTCGCCGCCGAATTGATCCGTTTTCTATTCAAGGTTGATCAACCGCTGGTACTGGCCATCTGCCAACTGATGGTCGTCTCGCTTTATATCGGTTTGCTGTTTCGCAGCATTCCGGAGCGTTTCCTGCTGATGGCCGAAAAACATAAGCTACTCTCCTGGATCACCATTTGGGAGTCGGTCGCCAATTTCGCCGCCTGCATCGTGCTGTTGCAGTTCTTCAACATCACCTGCGTGGTCTGGGCGGCGCTGATCATCAAGGTATTCACCACGGTCTTTTTTATCGCGCCGCCGATGCTTCGTTACCTGAAAATCGGCGTTTGGAAATTGCTCTATGAAATTTGCTTCCGACAGTTGGCAGCGGCGCTGCCGCTGGTGGGGATTGCTCTGCTGCTCGAAACATTCGCGGCCGGCTCACTGTCGGATTTCTGGCTTCTAGTGATCGGCGGCAGTTCCGGCGGCCTGGCCTATGTGGGATGTTCCTACTGGTGGGTGCTTTCCGCCGATGAAAAGCGGTTTTTCCGGCGCAAATACCTGACGCGCTGGCGGCAGATTTGGCGGCAGTGGAAAGGCGGCCGCCGATGA
- a CDS encoding glycosyltransferase, which translates to MSCDVGKPVAVSVIVPIYNVETRLEACLNSLVGQSLTSLEIILVNDGSTDRSGAIAEKFAAACDFVHYITQPNRGVSAARNAGLARARGDYVGFCDADDYVDREMFEVLYRNAVANDADLSSCRLQLADGECRSNHPTLPEGVFEHGEYLSEWFLPLLLRRGVKVYGFPVISLFRRELLETYSIRFPEDLHMLEDTVFYLAVLPRIRRMVTTRQVLYHYIFFENSVTAQYFTRKTVSRLKQETNAAKVTAHYLDALRQSGLTAAFPDAEDELLLNLLRQQSQIEILSDQPLREKIRRIGTFVQMFRSQVGGWRLVTNRSLPLKKRLLFVGALLGAPVVYWFCRLNPPH; encoded by the coding sequence ATGAGCTGTGATGTCGGCAAACCAGTAGCGGTCTCGGTCATCGTGCCGATCTACAATGTCGAAACCCGGCTGGAAGCGTGTCTGAATTCGCTGGTCGGCCAATCGCTGACTTCGCTGGAAATTATCCTGGTCAACGACGGGTCGACCGACCGCAGCGGCGCCATTGCCGAAAAATTTGCCGCCGCCTGTGATTTTGTTCATTATATCACACAGCCGAACCGGGGCGTCAGCGCGGCCCGGAATGCCGGTTTGGCCCGCGCCCGGGGCGACTATGTCGGCTTCTGCGATGCCGACGACTATGTCGACCGCGAAATGTTTGAAGTGCTTTACCGCAATGCCGTTGCCAACGACGCCGATTTGAGCTCCTGCCGTCTGCAGTTGGCCGACGGGGAATGCCGCAGCAACCATCCGACACTGCCGGAAGGGGTGTTCGAACATGGCGAATACCTGTCGGAATGGTTTTTGCCGCTGCTGTTGCGGCGCGGCGTCAAAGTTTACGGGTTTCCGGTGATATCGCTGTTTCGCCGGGAGTTGCTGGAAACGTATTCGATTCGTTTTCCGGAGGATTTGCATATGCTGGAAGATACGGTGTTTTATCTGGCGGTGCTGCCGCGGATCCGGCGCATGGTCACCACCCGGCAGGTGCTTTATCACTACATCTTTTTCGAAAATTCGGTCACCGCGCAATATTTCACCCGCAAAACGGTATCGCGTCTCAAACAGGAGACCAATGCCGCCAAAGTGACGGCGCATTATCTGGACGCACTGCGTCAAAGTGGTTTGACGGCCGCCTTTCCGGATGCCGAGGATGAATTGCTGTTGAATTTATTGCGTCAGCAGAGCCAGATCGAAATTTTGTCCGATCAGCCGTTGAGGGAAAAAATACGCCGGATTGGAACGTTCGTTCAAATGTTCCGCAGTCAAGTCGGCGGCTGGCGGCTGGTGACCAACCGGTCGCTGCCATTGAAAAAGCGGTTGCTGTTCGTGGGGGCGCTGCTGGGCGCTCCGGTCGTTTACTGGTTCTGCCGTCTGAATCCGCCGCATTGA